A window from Nitrosopumilus adriaticus encodes these proteins:
- a CDS encoding 30S ribosomal protein S19e, translating to MAKVYDVPADVLIKRLAEILKNEDIPAPTWIPFVKTGAHADKPPQERDWWYTRCASIMRKIYFHGPIGINELRKDYGGGKPSGYGAAHHKDAGGAIIRNAIQGLEKLGYLEKVEKKGRIISKNGMQKLDRLATEILKELIVVNPQLKVYT from the coding sequence ATGGCAAAGGTATACGATGTACCAGCAGATGTGTTGATAAAAAGACTAGCAGAAATTCTAAAGAATGAAGATATTCCTGCACCTACTTGGATTCCATTTGTAAAAACTGGCGCTCATGCTGATAAACCCCCACAAGAGAGAGACTGGTGGTATACTAGATGTGCCTCAATAATGAGAAAAATTTACTTTCATGGCCCAATTGGAATTAATGAATTAAGAAAAGATTATGGCGGCGGTAAACCCTCTGGATATGGTGCTGCTCATCACAAAGATGCAGGTGGCGCAATTATTCGAAATGCTATTCAAGGATTAGAAAAACTTGGTTATTTAGAAAAAGTTGAGAAGAAAGGTAGAATCATTTCTAAAAATGGGATGCAAAAACTAGATAGACTGGCTACTGAAATCCTCAAAGAACTAATTGTTGTAAATCCTCAATTGAAAGTTTACACATAG
- a CDS encoding ATP-binding protein — protein MKIKTKLFVGFLLIGCFIGTMGFTSIFQLQKTSEHLNLLDDNLETLKKSEKLLLHANKIQYYDEILTQSARNYAFTGDEKWEKRYFEIEPLLSEELSKALDLGNNIEKAFFTSVNDANSNLVNLELKAIESVKNGNLKNSVSILESQEYKNNKEIYQKNLMKYLENRNLEHQSIVEESTTDVDSSLELIFKDIIFGISLLGISIAITVTGFLVLGYFFSQSILKPLRKLENASQQIIDGNLDVKTEIYSKDEIGELSRSFEFMLNHLKKTTDIETQLSLQQNLRKALDESSIVSIIDKNGKIKYANDKFCKVSKYSKEELIGQRQDLLRSTKIHPPSFYADLWSTISKGKIWHGEICNTAKDGTLFWNDTTVIPFVNKDGKIFEYVSVRNDITQQKNLTQQLLHAERLGAIGELSSRMSHDIRNPLSIIQNEFELLKRKNILDEKQIERVSTSINRITHQLNDVLDYLRDTPLESQKFNLSNLLSKVLSSSEIPSGVKIKTSGDEIFMIGDENKMNIVLINLIYNAIQAVEDAGEIDVSMEKTSTEIIIKVTDSGPGITIKPLEKVFEPLITSKQKGTGLGLASVKNIITQHNGTISVKNNPTTFIIKIPQKEENDNSSNS, from the coding sequence ATGAAAATTAAAACCAAACTTTTTGTAGGATTTTTGTTAATAGGATGTTTTATTGGGACAATGGGATTTACTTCCATTTTTCAATTACAGAAAACTTCTGAACATCTTAATTTATTGGATGACAATCTGGAGACTCTAAAGAAATCTGAAAAATTACTGTTACATGCAAATAAAATACAATATTATGATGAAATATTAACTCAATCTGCTCGAAATTATGCATTTACTGGAGATGAGAAATGGGAGAAAAGATATTTCGAAATAGAACCATTGTTGTCCGAAGAATTATCCAAAGCATTAGACTTGGGAAATAATATTGAAAAAGCTTTTTTTACTTCCGTAAATGATGCTAATTCCAATCTCGTAAATCTAGAATTAAAAGCAATTGAATCTGTCAAAAATGGAAATTTGAAAAATTCTGTTTCAATTTTAGAATCTCAAGAATATAAGAATAACAAAGAAATTTATCAAAAAAATCTAATGAAATATCTTGAAAATAGAAACTTAGAACATCAATCAATTGTAGAAGAATCAACTACTGATGTGGATTCGTCTCTAGAACTTATTTTTAAGGATATTATATTTGGTATTTCATTACTTGGAATATCCATAGCTATAACAGTTACAGGTTTCCTTGTTTTAGGTTATTTCTTTTCACAATCTATTCTAAAACCCCTACGAAAACTTGAAAATGCATCCCAACAAATTATTGATGGTAATTTAGATGTAAAAACTGAAATTTACTCAAAAGATGAAATTGGCGAATTATCCAGATCTTTTGAATTTATGTTAAATCATTTAAAGAAAACTACTGATATTGAAACTCAATTATCTTTACAACAAAATTTAAGAAAAGCATTAGATGAATCTTCAATTGTAAGTATAATTGATAAAAATGGAAAAATCAAATATGCTAATGACAAATTCTGTAAAGTTTCAAAATATTCAAAAGAAGAATTAATTGGCCAACGACAAGATCTTCTGAGATCCACTAAAATTCATCCTCCTAGTTTCTATGCAGATTTATGGAGTACAATTTCCAAGGGAAAAATTTGGCATGGTGAAATTTGTAATACTGCAAAAGATGGAACTTTATTTTGGAATGACACAACTGTAATCCCATTTGTAAATAAAGATGGAAAAATTTTTGAATATGTTTCAGTCAGAAATGATATTACTCAACAAAAAAATCTCACTCAACAATTACTTCATGCAGAAAGACTTGGCGCAATTGGGGAATTATCATCTAGAATGTCTCATGATATACGAAACCCTCTTTCAATCATACAAAATGAATTTGAGTTACTAAAACGAAAAAACATTCTTGATGAAAAGCAAATAGAAAGAGTTTCCACTTCGATAAATAGAATAACTCATCAACTTAATGATGTATTGGATTATCTAAGAGACACTCCATTAGAATCACAAAAATTCAATCTTTCAAATCTTTTAAGTAAAGTTTTATCTTCATCGGAAATTCCTTCTGGAGTAAAAATCAAAACATCCGGTGATGAAATTTTTATGATTGGTGATGAAAATAAAATGAATATTGTTTTGATCAATCTAATTTACAATGCTATTCAAGCAGTTGAAGATGCTGGCGAAATTGACGTTTCGATGGAGAAAACTAGCACGGAAATAATAATCAAAGTAACAGATTCTGGTCCTGGAATTACCATTAAGCCACTTGAAAAAGTATTTGAACCATTAATCACATCAAAGCAAAAAGGAACAGGATTAGGACTTGCAAGTGTAAAAAATATCATAACTCAGCATAATGGAACTATTTCTGTAAAAAATAATCCTACTACATTTATAATTAAAATTCCACAAAAAGAAGAGAATGACAACAGTAGTAATAGTTGA
- a CDS encoding response regulator, translated as MTTVVIVDDEVALTELFSDLFELENIDVVAVGYDGKQAVELCSKHTPDYLLLDLSMPEFDGFYALEKLQNSTTKIIVTTGLVEENILNQLNQFPILSIQNKPVNFDEVLKVMAPI; from the coding sequence ATGACAACAGTAGTAATAGTTGATGATGAAGTTGCATTAACTGAATTATTTTCTGATTTGTTTGAATTGGAAAATATTGATGTTGTAGCAGTAGGATATGATGGTAAACAAGCTGTGGAATTGTGTTCAAAGCATACCCCTGATTATCTTCTATTAGATTTGTCAATGCCTGAATTTGATGGATTTTATGCCCTTGAAAAATTACAAAATTCTACTACAAAGATAATTGTTACAACTGGATTAGTTGAAGAAAACATTTTGAATCAATTAAATCAATTTCCAATACTATCAATACAAAACAAGCCTGTTAATTTTGATGAAGTTTTGAAAGTTATGGCTCCGATCTGA
- a CDS encoding zinc-binding dehydrogenase translates to MKAVVYNEYAPDDNYAKILKVQDIDEPKPKADEVIFTNKASALNYNDIWGMRGVPVAVPLPHVSGSDVAGDVIAVGEDVQNFKVGDRVVSHSNLSCRVCKACTDGREFDCVKRQVWGFQTGPLWGAYSEQIHLPEVNVSKIPDSVSYEDAAAASMTLLTSWHMLVGRANITPGQTVLVMGGGSGVGSFAIQIAKLYNCDVIATASPDKLDKCLELGADHAVDHRKDDWQKEVFKISKEISKTKGEAPGIDIAFDHIGQTHFNKQLTLLKYGATLVSCGATTGYDAQIDLRHIFFKGINVLGSTQGTKAELDQGLYWMGQGKLKSIVDSVYTFEQAAEAHTKMLDGKFFGKILLKPEGA, encoded by the coding sequence ATGAAAGCAGTAGTATACAATGAATATGCACCAGATGATAATTATGCTAAAATCCTTAAAGTCCAGGATATAGATGAACCAAAACCAAAAGCAGATGAGGTAATTTTTACCAATAAAGCATCTGCCCTTAATTATAATGATATTTGGGGAATGAGAGGAGTGCCAGTTGCAGTTCCACTTCCACATGTTTCAGGTTCAGATGTAGCTGGAGATGTTATTGCAGTAGGAGAAGATGTACAAAATTTCAAAGTTGGAGACAGGGTAGTTTCTCATTCAAATCTCTCATGTAGAGTTTGTAAAGCATGTACTGATGGACGAGAATTTGATTGTGTGAAAAGACAAGTTTGGGGTTTCCAAACTGGACCACTTTGGGGTGCATATTCTGAACAAATTCATTTACCAGAAGTCAATGTTTCAAAAATCCCTGATAGTGTCTCATATGAAGATGCAGCAGCAGCTTCAATGACCCTTCTAACTTCATGGCACATGTTAGTTGGTAGAGCTAACATTACTCCAGGTCAAACAGTACTCGTAATGGGTGGTGGTTCTGGAGTTGGAAGCTTTGCAATTCAAATTGCAAAATTATACAACTGTGATGTAATTGCAACTGCTAGTCCTGACAAATTAGATAAATGTCTAGAACTGGGCGCAGATCATGCTGTAGATCATAGAAAAGACGATTGGCAAAAAGAAGTCTTTAAGATTTCTAAAGAAATTTCAAAAACAAAAGGTGAAGCACCTGGAATTGATATTGCATTTGATCATATTGGTCAAACTCACTTCAACAAACAACTAACCTTACTCAAGTATGGTGCAACACTAGTATCATGTGGTGCAACAACAGGTTATGACGCACAAATAGATCTTAGACACATATTCTTCAAAGGAATTAACGTCTTAGGTTCAACACAAGGAACAAAAGCTGAACTTGATCAAGGTCTTTACTGGATGGGTCAAGGAAAACTAAAATCCATAGTTGACTCCGTTTACACATTTGAACAAGCCGCAGAGGCTCACACAAAAATGTTAGACGGTAAATTCTTTGGCAAAATCTTACTAAAGCCCGAAGGCGCTTAG
- a CDS encoding ribosome biogenesis protein: MISLVISESSLELVPYELQDHPSVISHARKLGKHPSEILLDNSWHFAAMKGIENEMKRGRPDLVHFSILEATTIPLYLQNKIKIYIHTVDDKVIYFGQNVHIPKSYHRFEGVIEKLYHDKKIKANNEVLLEIKEKTFSELIDEINPSKVIGFSTKGKSSTYEKIASEITDNSCIVIGGFQKGHFSDFVENKITEMYSIGNESFEGHVVVARLLYECEKTIFM, translated from the coding sequence ATGATTTCTTTAGTTATATCAGAATCATCATTAGAACTTGTACCTTATGAACTGCAAGACCACCCTTCAGTAATTTCCCATGCAAGAAAACTTGGCAAACATCCTTCAGAAATCTTACTAGATAATTCATGGCATTTTGCGGCTATGAAAGGAATTGAAAACGAAATGAAGAGAGGAAGACCTGATTTAGTACATTTTTCAATACTTGAGGCGACTACAATCCCATTATACCTTCAAAATAAAATAAAAATTTACATTCATACCGTTGATGACAAAGTAATTTACTTTGGTCAAAATGTTCACATTCCTAAATCTTATCACAGATTTGAAGGAGTAATTGAAAAACTCTATCACGATAAAAAAATTAAAGCAAATAATGAAGTATTATTAGAAATTAAAGAAAAAACATTTTCGGAATTGATTGATGAAATTAACCCATCCAAAGTAATTGGTTTTTCTACAAAAGGAAAATCTAGTACATATGAAAAAATTGCATCTGAGATAACAGACAATTCTTGTATTGTTATTGGTGGATTCCAAAAGGGGCATTTTTCTGATTTTGTTGAAAACAAAATTACTGAAATGTATTCTATTGGTAATGAATCATTTGAAGGTCATGTTGTAGTTGCCAGATTACTTTATGAGTGCGAAAAAACCATTTTTATGTAG
- a CDS encoding RNase P subunit produces MQILIENAITNAKTNPKLSERQAYLARRISTRHKIRMPYELRMVFCKKCKSFIAPGINSRIRLGRASVKSIRISCNLCGHTYRKIISTHI; encoded by the coding sequence ATGCAAATTCTTATAGAAAATGCAATAACTAATGCAAAAACAAACCCAAAGCTTTCTGAGCGTCAAGCATATCTTGCTCGAAGAATAAGTACTAGACACAAAATTCGAATGCCTTATGAACTAAGGATGGTTTTCTGCAAAAAATGCAAGTCATTTATTGCTCCTGGAATAAATTCTAGAATTAGACTTGGTAGAGCATCTGTAAAATCAATTAGAATTTCATGCAATCTGTGTGGACATACATATCGTAAAATTATATCTACGCATATTTGA
- a CDS encoding HpcH/HpaI aldolase/citrate lyase family protein, with amino-acid sequence MTQLFRSLIFVPGNNPRFLEKAKGLQADIVCFDLEDSVPDNEKTNARNLIKSALKSRKSYKSSIFVRTNSPTSGKIPSDLKEVVQKGIDGIVIPKVNNVKEMQKIETVLSKLEKSRKLKPIQLIPSIESAEGVVNTYNIASFGKRVSAVVFGVFDLLNDLGVEYTKEANGATYSRTKIPVDANAAGVAVIDAIWQDLKDSKGFEKDCKLGKSLGYSGKSIIHPDQISVVHKLFHPNKSEILWAEKVCKVYLESTKKGKGATTVDGKMIDEVHFKQAKSLLELVK; translated from the coding sequence ATGACTCAGCTTTTTCGTAGTTTAATTTTTGTACCTGGGAATAATCCCAGATTCTTAGAAAAAGCTAAAGGCCTTCAAGCTGACATTGTTTGTTTTGATTTAGAAGATTCAGTTCCAGACAATGAAAAAACTAATGCACGAAATCTTATCAAATCTGCATTAAAGTCACGAAAATCATACAAGTCTTCAATTTTTGTGCGTACAAATTCACCTACCTCAGGAAAAATCCCCTCCGACCTCAAAGAAGTAGTTCAAAAAGGAATCGATGGAATTGTAATTCCTAAAGTGAATAATGTAAAAGAAATGCAAAAAATTGAAACGGTACTCTCTAAATTAGAAAAATCAAGAAAACTAAAACCAATACAACTTATTCCTTCTATTGAATCTGCAGAAGGTGTTGTTAATACGTATAACATTGCCTCTTTTGGAAAAAGAGTATCTGCTGTAGTCTTTGGAGTTTTTGATCTTCTCAATGATTTAGGTGTTGAATATACTAAAGAAGCAAATGGGGCTACTTATTCTAGAACAAAAATACCTGTAGATGCAAATGCAGCAGGAGTTGCAGTAATAGATGCTATTTGGCAAGACCTCAAAGATTCTAAAGGATTTGAAAAAGATTGTAAACTTGGCAAAAGTCTAGGATATTCAGGAAAAAGTATCATACACCCAGATCAAATTTCTGTGGTACACAAATTATTTCATCCAAATAAAAGTGAAATTTTGTGGGCTGAAAAAGTTTGCAAAGTCTATCTTGAATCAACAAAGAAAGGCAAAGGGGCTACTACTGTTGATGGAAAAATGATAGATGAGGTTCATTTTAAACAAGC
- a CDS encoding DNA-binding protein, whose protein sequence is MSFPESNEEPPYDNKNKELSEQKEQILKRILSPEARLRLNNIKMVKSELSDLVEQYLIGMATQGKLPGQISDDQLKQILLSIQQPKRDFKINRV, encoded by the coding sequence ATGAGTTTCCCAGAATCTAATGAAGAACCTCCTTACGATAATAAGAATAAAGAATTATCTGAACAAAAAGAACAGATTCTAAAACGAATTCTTTCACCTGAAGCCAGATTGAGACTAAACAATATCAAAATGGTAAAATCAGAATTATCTGATCTAGTTGAACAGTATCTGATCGGAATGGCAACCCAAGGTAAACTTCCAGGACAAATATCTGATGATCAACTCAAGCAAATATTGCTATCAATTCAGCAACCAAAACGTGATTTTAAGATAAATCGCGTTTAA